TCAGCCAAACTCCGAATGCCGGTAAGTGAGAGCGCAGCAGTGAGACGGTGGGGGATAAGCTTCATCGTCGAGAGGGAAACAACCCAGACCACCAACTAAGGTCCCTAAGCGCGTGCTAAGTGGGAAAGGATGTGGAGTTGCACAGACAACCAGGAGGTTGGCTTAGAAGCAGCCACCCTTGAAAGAGTGCGTAACAGCTCACTGGTCAAGTGATTCCGCGCCGACAATGTAACGGGGCTCAAGCACGCCACCGAAGTTGTGGCATTAACATTATTGGTAGGCTTTCGTGGTCCAGCCGTGTTGATGGGTAGGAGAGCGTCGTGTGGCGAGTGAAGCGGCGGTGTGAACCAGCCGTGGACGCCACACGAGTGAGAATGCAGGCATGAGTAGCGAAAGACGGGTGAGAAACCCGTCCTCCGAAAGACCAAGGGTTCCAGGGCCAGGCTAATCCGCCCTGGGTAAGTCGGGACCTAAGGCGAGGCCGACAGGCGTAGTCGATGGACAACGGGTTGATATTCCCGTACCGGCGAAGAACCGTCCAAGCTAATCCAGTGGTGCTAAGAGTCCTAATCCTGGACACCGATCCCTTCGGGGTGACGGTCCAGGTCTAACGCTCGACCCCATGCTGGTGCGGCTAGCGTATTAACAGGTGTGACGCAGGAAGGTAGCTGTACCGGGCGATGGTTGTCCCGGGGTAAGGATGTAGGGCGAGAGATAGGCAAATCCGTCTCTCACATAGCCTGAGATCTTATGCATAGCCGTCAAGGCGAATTCAGTGATCCTATGCTGCCAAGAAAAGCATCGACGCGAGGTTCCAGCCGCCCGTACCCCAAACCGACTCAGGTGGTCAGGTAGAGAATACTAAGGAGATCGAGAGAATCGTGGTTAAGGAACTCGGCAAAATGCCCCCGTAACTTCGGGAGAAGGGGGGCCTGAGGCGTGAAGGGATTTACTCCTGGAGCGTTTGAAGGCCGCAGAGACCAGTGGGAAGCGACTGTTTACTAAAAACACAGGTCCGTGCCAAGTCGCAAGACGATGTATACGGACTGACGCCTGCCCGGTGCTGGAAGGTTAAGAGGAAGGGTTAGCTTCGGCGAAGCTCAGAATTTAAGCCCCAGTAAACGGCGGTGGTAACTATAACCATCCTAAGGTAGCGAAATTCCTTGTCGGGTAAGTTCCGACCTGCACGAATGGCGTAACGACTTCCCAGCTGTCTCAACCACGAACTCGGCGAAATTGCACTACGAGTAAAGATGCTCGTTACGCGCAGCAGGACGGAAAGACCCCGTGACCTTTACTATAGTTTGGTATTGGTGTTCGGTGTGGCTTGTGTAGGATAGGTGGGAGACTTTGAAGCGGGCACGCCAGTGTTCGTGGAGTCATTTTTGAAATACCACTCTGGTCATTCTGGATATCTAACTTAGAACCGTAATCCGGTTCAGGGACAGTGCCTGATGGGTAGTTTAACTGGGGCGGTTGCCTCCCAAAAAGTAACGGAGGCGCCCAAAGGTTCCCTCAACCTGGTTGGCAATCAGGTGTCGAGTGTAAGTGCACAAGGGAGCTTGACTGTGAGACTGACAAGTCGAGCAGGGACGAAAGTCGGGACTAGTGATCCGGCAGTGGCTTGTGGAAGCGCTGTCGCTCAACGGATAAAAGGTACCTCGGGGATAACAGGCTGATCTTGCCCAAGAGTCCATATCGACGGCATGGTTTGGCACCTCGATGTCGGCTCGTCGCATCCTGGGGCTGGAGTAGGTCCCAAGGGTTGGGCTGTTCGCCCATTAAAGCGGTACGCGAGCTGGGTTTAGAACGTCGTGAGACAGTTCGGTCCCTATCCGCTGCGCGCGCAGGAAATTTGAGAGGATCTGACCCTAGTACGAGAGGACCGGGTTGGACGAACCTCTGGTGTGCCAGTTGTTCCGCCAGGAGCACCGCTGGTTAGCTACGTTCGGGATGGATAACCGCTGAAAGCATCTAAGCGGGAAGCCGGCCTCAAGATGAGATTTCCACGCCTTCGGGCGAGAGGCTCCCAGCTAGACTACTGGGTTGATAGGCCGGATGTGGAAGTGGGGACTAAAGACCCATGGAGCTGACCGGTACTAATAAGCCGATAACTTGATAATCACCACTCTCATAGGAGTGTGTAAGGCAGCTATGAGGGGCCTGAGATTGCACGCGTCCACTATGTGGTTCTCGATGTACGGTCGAGAACTGATTCAAGCGAAGCTTGATCGTTCACTTTGATACATCAATAGTGTTTCGGCGGCCATAGCGAGAGGGAAACGCCCGGTCACATTCCGAACCCGGAAGCTAAGACTCTCTGCGCCGATGGTACTGCAGGGGGGACCCTGTGGGAGAGTAGGACACCGCCGGACTTCTTTGTGAAATGGCCGCCCAGTGATGGGCGGCCATTTCGCGTTATTCTCGCGGGCAGTCGCTCGTGAAGCACGAACGTAAGCCGGGGACCGATCCTCGGCATCGACAGGAGAAGTCGTGAGCGACACCCCGGCAGACGACGGTAAGACCCCACGGGCGCGGCGCAACAGCGGTAGAAGCGCCGGCCACGGTGACGCGCGTCCCGGCGACGCTGGCGGGAAGAACACCGGCTGGATTCGTGGTGGCGATGCGGCGGGCGGTGGTGGTGACCGGGCGGGAACACCTCGGACAGGCTCTGGCGAGGGGAAGCCGCCTTTCCGTGCGAAGCGTTCGGCCGATGGCCGGCAGCCTTCCCGGGGTGAGCGTCCGTATGCGGTTTCCCCGTATCGCGGTGATCGTTCGGGTGACAGGAAGCCGTATCGGCGTGAGCCTTCCGAGGGCGGGGCTCCCCCGTATCGCGGTGAGCGTTCCGGGCAGGGGAAGCCGTCCTTCCGGGGCGAACGCTCCGGTGGCGGAAAGACTTCTTACCGCGATGACCGTGCTGGAAGACCGTCTCCTCGCGGTGAGCGTTCGCGCGGGGAGAAGCCGGAGAAGCCGGAGAAGCCGGCATATCGGGGTGAGCGCGCCGGTGAAGGCAAGCCGCCGTATCGCTGTGGCCGTGCTGGTGCGGGCGATTCTGCGGGCGAGCGCGCCGGTCGTTTCGGTAACGGCAACGACCGCGGAAGCGACGGTCGTCCCGACCGGAACGGTCAGCGGCCGAAACGCAACGATCGTCGCAGCGGTTACGGCGATCGCGATGCACCGTCCTCACGTGGCTGGCGTTCTTCCGGCGGCGGTCGCCTCCACGCATCCCGTGCGACTCAGGGGCGTCGCGACGATGAGCGCCTGTGGACGAAGGGGGGCCGTCCCGCTCGTGGCGATTGGTCCGCCCAGGACACCGCGCTCACACCGGAGCAGGATAGGGCGCGCGAGTTGCGCTCCGTCCGGCCACGGCACGATGACCCCGACTTGCCGCACGACATCGAGGCACGCGACCTCGATAAGGCGGCTCGCGTCGAACTCAAGACATTGAGCAAAGACAACGCGGAGTGGGTGGCACGGCACCTCGTGATGGTTTCGCGGGTCATTGAGGAAGACCCGGTGCTCGCGCACCGTCATGCGCTCTCGGCGTCACGGCGGGCCGGGCGTATCGGCGTCGTGCGTGAGACGCTCGCGATCACGGCCTACGCGACCGGTGACTTCGCGCTGGCCCTTCGCGAACTGAGGACCTACCGGCGGATCACGGGCTCCAACGACCAGCTGCCTCTGATGGTCGACAGCGAGCGAGGCGTCGGGCGCCCTGACCGCGCGCTCGAACTCGGGCGTTCTGTGGACCGTGCGACGCTCCCCAGCGATGTGCAGGTCTCCCTCGCCATTGCAATGTCGGGCGCGCGCCTGGACCGGGCGCAGCCGGAAGCGGCGCTCGCTGAGCTTGAGATCCCACAGCTGGACCCGGACCGCGCGTTCAGCTGGAGCCCGGATCTGTTTCACGCTTATGCGGAAGTGCTGGAGGAGCTCGGGCGTGCCGAGCAGGCGGCATCCTGGCGTGGGCACGCGGAGCGGGCGGCAGCGGCACTGGCGGAAGCTTATGCGGGCGGCGAGCGTGAGACTATCGCTGTGGTCGAGGAGGAGTACCGGATCGAGGGTCTGGACGCGATCCATGACGAGGGCGCGGGCGACGGAGCCGATGAGGGCGAGGCTGAGGCGGGAGTGCAGGAGGGTGAGCCGGGCGATGGCGTTGCTCCGGAGGAATGAGAACGGTGTTTCGCCCCTGGACGGCCGCGATCTGATCCTGGCGGATCTGGACGGTGTCGTCTATAAGGGACCGGATGCGATCCCGCATGCGGTCGAGAGCCTGAATCGCGCAGCGGAAACCACACGAGTCGGTTACATTACGAACAACGCTTCCCGGACAGCGGTGTCGGTCGCCGGGCATCTGACCGAACTCGGTCTTCGGGTCGAGCCCACGGATGTCGTGACGTCGCCGCAGGCTGCTGTGCGGCTCCTGAGCCAGCAGGTGCCGCCCGGGGCGACCGTCCTCGTCGTCGGCGGCGACGGACTGGTGGACGAGGTCCGCAAAGGCGGTTTCGGGGTCACCCGCTCCGCCGAGGACGACCCGGCGGCGGTGATCCAGGGTTTCGCACCCGATGTGGGGTGGACGCAGCTCGCCGAGGCGGCGTTCGCGCTCCAAGGCCGAACCGATGCCGAGCGGCCTTGGATCGCCACGAACATCGACTGGACCATCCCGGTGGCTCGCGGGGTCGCGCCCGGAAACGGCACTCTCGTCTCGGCTGTGCATACGGCGGCTGGGCGCCTGCCGATGGTGGCGGGCAAACCGGAGGTGGCTATCTTCGCGGAGGCGGTGGCGCGCTTCGCTGCGGCGAGACCGCTTTTCATCGGCGACCGCCTCGACACCGATGTGCTCGGTGCGAACCGGGCCGGAATTGACTCCGTGCTGGTGCTGACGGGGATCGACCGGGCCAAGCAGCTGATCGCGGCCGACGCGGACTCGCGGCCGGCCTACATCCTCGACGATTTGCGCGGACTCGCACAGCCGTATCCGGTCGCGAAGGTGGCCCGGAACGGTGCGGTGAGCGTGGGCGACGCGACGGTGACGATCGACGGCAACGATGTCCGCATCCTGACATCGGGCAGCGACGAGCTGAACCTGCTGCGTGCGGCGTGTGTGGCGATCTGGAACTCCGGGCGTGCCATCTACGGGCTCGACGTGCCCGAACGGCTGTACATCTGAGCGGTCAGCGCTCGAGCGTACGCTCGAGCTGCCCGTAGCAGCGGCGGACACGGTTCCGCCACCATTCCCGGCGCTCGGCGGGAGCGGCCAGTTCTGCGAGCCGGTCCGGGGCGATCGCCGGGCGCACGACGGGGATGCTGCCGCCGACCGGGAGCAGGGGATCGACGGCGACATCCCGCTCGAACATCGCGACCGTGCCGAGTCCGCAATCGAACTCGAGCTCCGGAACGGCAGCGGCGAGGTGAGCGCCCATCGCGACGCCGACTGAGGTGTCGATCGCGCTGGAGACGACGACCGGGAGACCGGCGGCCTCGACGATCCGCAGAGCGGAATGGATGCCGCCCAGCGGCTGTGCCTTGATGACCAGCAGATCGGCCGCTCCCGCACGGGCGACGGCGAGCGGGTCGCCGGCCCTGCGGACGCTTTCGTCGGCGGCGATCGGGATTCCCATGTACGCGGTGCGCCGGCGGATTTCGGCCAGTTCTTCCACGGACGGACAGGGCTGCTCGACGTATTCGAGGTCGAACGGGGCGAGCGCATGGATGGCGTGCTCGGCCTCATCCACGTTCCACAGGGCGTTAGCGTCGATGCGGAGGCGGCCTTCGGGGCCGAGGCGCTCGCGCACGGCGCGGACGCGTGCGATGTCGTCGGCGAGGGTCTGGCCGGGCTCGGCGACTTTGACCTTCGCCGTGCGCGAGCCCGGGTAGCGCGACAGCACCCTGGGCACCT
Above is a genomic segment from Leifsonia xyli subsp. xyli str. CTCB07 containing:
- a CDS encoding HAD-IIA family hydrolase, with translation MALLRRNENGVSPLDGRDLILADLDGVVYKGPDAIPHAVESLNRAAETTRVGYITNNASRTAVSVAGHLTELGLRVEPTDVVTSPQAAVRLLSQQVPPGATVLVVGGDGLVDEVRKGGFGVTRSAEDDPAAVIQGFAPDVGWTQLAEAAFALQGRTDAERPWIATNIDWTIPVARGVAPGNGTLVSAVHTAAGRLPMVAGKPEVAIFAEAVARFAAARPLFIGDRLDTDVLGANRAGIDSVLVLTGIDRAKQLIAADADSRPAYILDDLRGLAQPYPVAKVARNGAVSVGDATVTIDGNDVRILTSGSDELNLLRAACVAIWNSGRAIYGLDVPERLYI
- a CDS encoding o-succinylbenzoate synthase, which codes for MMPGLSDLLATSHVVRLPMTSRFRGIAAREAVLFDGPQGWTEFSPFTEYDDAESAAWLHAAIDFGWRATPPGLRERIPVNATVPAVAAGEVPRVLSRYPGSRTAKVKVAEPGQTLADDIARVRAVRERLGPEGRLRIDANALWNVDEAEHAIHALAPFDLEYVEQPCPSVEELAEIRRRTAYMGIPIAADESVRRAGDPLAVARAGAADLLVIKAQPLGGIHSALRIVEAAGLPVVVSSAIDTSVGVAMGAHLAAAVPELEFDCGLGTVAMFERDVAVDPLLPVGGSIPVVRPAIAPDRLAELAAPAERREWWRNRVRRCYGQLERTLER